In Leptospira stimsonii, a single window of DNA contains:
- a CDS encoding PilZ domain-containing protein, with the protein MQTEMGQQKKTASDPLSDKRFYKRFRKNNLVKMILGKNEILGNLEDISMIGASISSREEILLGERVRFMSPILSIEIEADIIRRDLVQETYKYGLVFHDLSDAAIVEILNKIASVD; encoded by the coding sequence ATGCAAACTGAGATGGGACAACAAAAAAAAACTGCTAGCGATCCTCTATCCGATAAGCGCTTTTATAAACGCTTTCGTAAGAACAACCTAGTGAAGATGATTCTTGGAAAAAACGAGATCCTCGGAAATTTGGAAGATATCAGTATGATCGGAGCTTCGATAAGTTCAAGAGAAGAAATTCTTCTTGGTGAGCGAGTTCGATTTATGTCGCCTATACTTTCTATCGAAATCGAAGCGGATATCATTCGCAGAGATTTGGTTCAGGAAACATATAAGTACGGCCTGGTATTTCACGATCTTTCCGACGCGGCTATCGTAGAAATTTTGAATAAGATCGCTTCCGTCGATTGA
- the rsgA gene encoding ribosome small subunit-dependent GTPase A, producing MLDQDKTVKEFFTISRVYGAYYEIYSPERGTVRAFLRGKLRTIAAEERHPFVVGDRILAEPSSGQDWVISERMERTSFLTRKSREGDTQVLCANADQTAVLVSLKSPETKDGFIDRCLAAVYTSRTKPLILFTKLDLVSKEEAELRLRVYRDLGYQVLGVSCTTSEGIPELQEYLQGKATFLVGNSGVGKSTLLNLLTQKQIQKTSGISVSKDKGKHTTTNSLLIALDDGTTLIDSPGIKEWGILHLKKEEIMESFPELSSQKKNCEESNCCILSSNCAMIHALESDRITLERKKSLESMLASLENPHRVTRRDRISK from the coding sequence ATGTTAGATCAGGATAAAACAGTCAAAGAGTTTTTTACCATTTCTCGAGTTTACGGGGCTTACTATGAAATTTATTCTCCGGAACGAGGAACGGTAAGGGCTTTTTTAAGAGGAAAGTTGCGTACGATCGCGGCTGAAGAAAGACATCCGTTCGTGGTTGGAGATCGTATTCTTGCTGAACCCTCCTCCGGTCAGGATTGGGTGATCTCGGAAAGGATGGAAAGAACATCCTTTCTCACGAGAAAGAGTCGGGAAGGAGATACGCAGGTACTCTGCGCAAATGCGGATCAGACTGCGGTGTTGGTTTCTCTTAAATCTCCAGAGACCAAAGACGGTTTTATCGATCGTTGTCTTGCCGCGGTATATACGTCTCGAACGAAACCTCTCATATTATTCACAAAATTGGATTTAGTTTCGAAAGAAGAAGCCGAACTTCGTCTTAGAGTTTATCGCGATTTAGGATATCAAGTTCTAGGAGTTTCATGTACAACGAGCGAGGGGATTCCGGAATTACAGGAATATCTGCAAGGAAAAGCTACGTTCTTAGTTGGAAATTCGGGAGTCGGTAAGTCTACTTTACTCAATTTATTGACTCAAAAACAAATTCAAAAAACGTCCGGAATCAGTGTCTCAAAGGATAAAGGAAAACATACGACTACCAATTCTCTTCTGATCGCCTTAGATGATGGAACTACTCTGATCGATTCTCCCGGAATCAAAGAATGGGGAATTCTTCACTTAAAAAAGGAAGAAATCATGGAGAGTTTTCCGGAACTCTCGAGTCAAAAAAAGAATTGTGAAGAATCAAATTGTTGCATACTTTCATCCAATTGCGCGATGATTCACGCATTAGAAAGTGATCGTATTACCTTGGAAAGAAAGAAAAGTCTCGAATCTATGCTTGCAAGTCTTGAAAATCCCCATAGAGTCACCCGGAGAGATAGAATTTCAAAATGA
- a CDS encoding tetratricopeptide repeat protein, translated as MKGLNFMKSNLISILVLVLIGGQFFVNCSSKDFRKSQTQDGVLEKDAATREKLKKVSKILNDGNSFFQKGNFEKSLEKANLAINTYPTAPGYYLAGISEYKLSKNQEALLSLKKGTEVDPENEQILLTLGIIYTAEGKNENAIEVYGRLESLPVKDKYNYSFKKAVLLKNQNKFEEAYSTLKKIPAKEFAFPAQLNMQLGDAAVQLKKYEEAEAYFEEARKNDPELLSAKKSASVTRVASALESGNQAMRRKNYKEAANYFQTAVQNDPKNPTPYIFLGNSKILLGEYEAALKAFESSLSLKSDYPEAISGIAAVHYKTGNFRKSVAVLEKAIALFPNNAIFQNQMGLNMKGLGEPAKALVYFTRAQELDPTFAEPVTNLVFLLIAENRYKAARKEADSLKAEAEKKHIIAFIDVSEQIFEGDRHLRKGDTKGAKVFYEKAKKASSEEPAVYNAFGRLHFIAGEHKASEENFKKALSIDKQNIPALQGLIRLYSSQKNHNLVNQYTKELENLTGNDPSAAIVLGRTYEDKKEYEKAESVYKNLQKKFPNNEAVNFRLAMLYYKIALEENEKNNHDSAINWIGKAEKLSKDIPEIAETRKTIQENQKFATVIPTIQKANKLFDTAHYEKAIPLYQEAFQKTGKLTLYVKIAECYLALGNEEKGISMLENPPQGTRNLQSREAIFAFLLRKGEIDKAEEGFKEILSKKPDSYYSHYQMGIIHLQKKKYEASIDSFDRSILLNTDFVAARIGKGISTYHAGNKKLAREEFEAAMQQDSDNELAPYNIGIILFNDNLYNEAVTIFKDIIQKNPDFPDAHYELSYIYYKRGDFDQAEKEIRRALELERTARNIFALIRILSEQKTKLAVPAIKKEVLDLGREIAEKFPTSSYASQAERLVIADDDNPVILQSYQSRGKLIGIPILINNSVILNYGTSVESLDKDRGIRNWRIQTSTPLKFIFADKRLVGISEKKIEVLDLKTGLLLRETKLPSGEVRKAALSGENILVEVVSGKNSKIYSYSDQLEQNGSVVFEGSFWSGIKSGSVFIVSSKNGIEAQVFDSSLKDLNARKIQQKGTGDLRYLGAYETGIFFLSGKKIVSLDDKNVASVDLPTEAASLFVVRSPYLWFHSGKTIFRVESGSLKLISFNVESTDIEGILPGKKDDSIVLFRSGKAIRYGLDGKPLWTYPLKDEEGKIYSLVYR; from the coding sequence ATGAAAGGTTTGAATTTCATGAAAAGTAATCTTATATCGATTCTCGTTCTCGTATTGATTGGCGGGCAATTTTTCGTAAATTGTTCGAGTAAGGATTTTAGAAAATCACAAACTCAAGACGGAGTTTTGGAAAAGGATGCCGCAACGCGTGAAAAGTTGAAAAAGGTTTCCAAAATTTTGAATGATGGAAATTCTTTTTTCCAAAAAGGAAACTTCGAAAAATCCCTAGAAAAAGCCAATCTTGCGATCAACACATATCCAACGGCTCCCGGTTATTACTTGGCCGGAATCTCCGAATATAAACTGAGCAAAAATCAGGAAGCTCTTCTTTCTTTGAAAAAAGGAACGGAAGTCGATCCGGAGAACGAACAGATCCTTCTGACGTTAGGCATCATTTATACCGCGGAAGGCAAAAATGAAAATGCAATCGAAGTGTATGGAAGGCTGGAGTCGCTTCCGGTAAAAGATAAATACAATTATTCATTCAAAAAAGCCGTTCTATTAAAGAATCAAAACAAATTCGAAGAAGCGTATTCTACTCTTAAGAAAATTCCCGCGAAAGAATTTGCGTTTCCGGCTCAGTTGAATATGCAACTCGGAGACGCGGCAGTTCAGTTAAAAAAATACGAGGAAGCCGAGGCGTATTTCGAGGAAGCAAGGAAGAACGATCCGGAATTGCTTTCGGCAAAGAAGTCCGCGTCCGTTACGCGCGTAGCTTCCGCTTTAGAAAGTGGAAATCAAGCGATGCGTCGCAAGAATTATAAAGAAGCCGCAAATTACTTTCAGACGGCTGTTCAAAACGATCCAAAAAATCCAACGCCGTATATCTTTCTCGGAAATTCAAAAATTCTTCTCGGAGAATATGAAGCCGCTTTAAAGGCATTTGAATCCTCGCTTTCCTTAAAATCGGATTATCCCGAAGCAATTTCCGGTATTGCGGCCGTTCATTACAAAACCGGAAATTTCCGCAAATCCGTTGCGGTTTTAGAAAAGGCGATCGCTTTGTTCCCGAACAATGCAATCTTTCAAAACCAAATGGGTTTAAATATGAAAGGTTTGGGTGAACCGGCAAAGGCACTTGTGTATTTTACGCGTGCTCAAGAATTGGACCCTACGTTTGCGGAACCGGTTACCAACTTGGTCTTCCTCTTGATCGCTGAAAATCGATATAAGGCCGCGAGAAAAGAGGCGGATTCCTTAAAAGCGGAAGCGGAAAAAAAACATATCATCGCATTTATCGATGTTTCGGAACAAATCTTCGAAGGCGATCGACATCTTCGCAAAGGTGATACAAAAGGAGCGAAGGTATTTTATGAAAAAGCAAAAAAGGCTTCTTCTGAAGAACCGGCCGTTTACAACGCTTTCGGTCGTTTGCATTTTATTGCCGGAGAGCACAAAGCATCCGAAGAAAATTTCAAAAAGGCGCTCTCGATAGATAAACAGAATATTCCGGCGTTGCAAGGTCTGATCCGACTTTATTCGTCTCAAAAGAATCACAACTTAGTGAATCAATACACGAAGGAGTTGGAAAATCTAACGGGAAATGATCCATCTGCCGCGATCGTTTTGGGAAGGACCTACGAAGATAAGAAAGAATACGAAAAGGCCGAATCGGTTTATAAGAATCTTCAGAAAAAATTTCCAAACAATGAGGCCGTAAACTTTCGTCTGGCGATGTTGTATTATAAAATCGCGCTTGAGGAAAATGAGAAGAACAATCATGATTCGGCGATTAACTGGATCGGTAAGGCTGAGAAATTATCGAAGGATATTCCTGAGATCGCGGAAACCCGAAAAACGATTCAGGAAAATCAAAAGTTTGCGACCGTCATTCCGACAATCCAAAAGGCGAACAAACTTTTCGATACGGCCCATTACGAAAAGGCGATCCCACTTTATCAGGAGGCGTTTCAAAAAACGGGAAAGCTGACGCTCTATGTAAAGATTGCCGAATGTTATCTTGCGCTTGGAAATGAAGAAAAGGGAATTTCCATGTTGGAAAACCCTCCACAAGGAACGAGGAATTTGCAGAGTCGCGAGGCGATTTTTGCGTTCCTATTAAGAAAAGGCGAGATTGATAAGGCGGAAGAAGGTTTTAAAGAGATTCTTTCGAAAAAACCGGATTCTTATTATAGTCATTATCAAATGGGGATTATCCATCTTCAAAAGAAAAAATACGAAGCATCGATCGATTCCTTTGATCGTTCGATTCTTCTCAATACGGACTTCGTAGCGGCAAGAATCGGAAAAGGGATTTCTACCTATCACGCGGGCAATAAGAAACTTGCGAGAGAGGAATTCGAAGCCGCGATGCAACAAGATTCCGATAACGAACTCGCCCCGTACAATATCGGAATCATTCTTTTCAACGATAATTTATATAACGAAGCCGTAACCATCTTCAAGGATATCATCCAAAAGAACCCTGACTTTCCGGATGCTCATTACGAGCTTTCCTATATTTACTATAAGCGCGGAGATTTTGATCAGGCCGAAAAGGAAATTCGCAGAGCGTTGGAATTGGAAAGAACCGCAAGAAATATTTTCGCGCTGATTCGAATTCTTTCGGAGCAAAAAACAAAATTAGCCGTTCCCGCGATTAAAAAAGAAGTTCTGGATTTAGGCCGGGAAATCGCGGAGAAGTTCCCAACTTCGTCTTACGCAAGTCAGGCGGAAAGATTGGTTATCGCGGACGACGATAATCCGGTGATTCTTCAATCGTATCAAAGTAGAGGGAAGTTGATCGGAATTCCGATTCTAATCAACAATTCGGTAATCTTGAATTATGGAACGAGCGTCGAATCTCTGGACAAGGATCGAGGAATTCGAAATTGGAGAATTCAAACTTCGACTCCTTTGAAATTTATCTTCGCCGACAAAAGATTAGTGGGGATCTCCGAAAAGAAAATCGAAGTATTGGATCTCAAAACGGGACTCTTATTAAGAGAAACGAAACTTCCTTCCGGCGAAGTTAGAAAAGCGGCGCTTTCCGGGGAAAATATTTTGGTCGAAGTGGTTTCTGGTAAAAATTCTAAGATTTATAGCTACTCCGATCAACTGGAACAAAACGGTTCCGTTGTTTTCGAAGGATCTTTCTGGTCCGGAATTAAATCCGGTTCCGTGTTCATCGTGAGCAGTAAGAATGGAATAGAGGCACAGGTTTTTGATTCTTCTTTAAAAGATCTAAACGCGAGAAAAATTCAACAAAAAGGAACGGGAGATCTTCGCTATCTGGGGGCTTATGAAACCGGAATCTTTTTTCTCTCCGGTAAAAAGATCGTTTCCCTCGACGACAAGAACGTTGCATCCGTCGATCTTCCGACGGAAGCCGCGTCCCTTTTTGTGGTTCGGTCTCCGTATCTTTGGTTTCATTCCGGAAAAACCATCTTTCGAGTAGAATCCGGTTCCTTGAAGTTAATTTCGTTTAACGTAGAATCAACGGATATTGAGGGAATTCTTCCCGGCAAAAAAGATGATAGCATCGTACTTTTTAGATCCGGAAAAGCGATTCGTTACGGATTGGACGGAAAGCCGCTTTGGACGTATCCTCTCAAAGACGAGGAAGGAAAAATCTATTCTTTAGTCTATCGTTGA
- the trmB gene encoding tRNA (guanine(46)-N(7))-methyltransferase TrmB, which produces MIQDLEQKLWSIAGGIPFASEYFLQASPVRKLKKENLFPKEFETYFLELGSGWGEVAIAMALERPNTGFVLMEKKFDRIRHTMRAIERNRLENVKILCVNFNWFLEDVFEENVFSEILLNFPDPWPKRRHHKKRTMNSKFLRSLQILLPEGGKFSFATDYGPYARKAIRLFRDSSSFRPEQFELRLERPEIPVSHFERKKREEGKRIYYIDQILIQK; this is translated from the coding sequence ATGATCCAAGATCTCGAACAAAAACTTTGGTCGATTGCAGGAGGGATTCCGTTCGCTTCTGAATATTTTTTACAAGCTAGCCCTGTAAGGAAACTGAAAAAAGAAAATTTATTCCCAAAAGAATTCGAGACATATTTTTTAGAACTCGGTTCGGGTTGGGGAGAAGTCGCGATCGCGATGGCCTTGGAAAGACCCAACACCGGCTTCGTTCTCATGGAGAAAAAATTCGATCGAATTCGGCACACGATGCGCGCAATCGAAAGGAACCGACTCGAAAACGTAAAAATTCTCTGTGTTAACTTCAATTGGTTTTTGGAGGATGTCTTCGAAGAGAACGTTTTTTCGGAAATTCTATTAAACTTTCCCGATCCTTGGCCTAAAAGAAGGCATCATAAAAAGAGAACGATGAATTCAAAATTCCTTCGTTCTTTGCAAATCCTTCTCCCCGAAGGAGGAAAATTTTCCTTCGCTACCGACTACGGCCCCTACGCTAGAAAAGCAATCCGACTTTTCCGAGATTCCAGTTCATTTCGACCTGAACAATTCGAACTAAGATTGGAAAGACCGGAGATTCCCGTCTCTCACTTTGAAAGAAAGAAACGGGAAGAAGGGAAAAGAATTTACTACATCGATCAGATTCTGATTCAGAAATGA
- a CDS encoding FecR family protein translates to MKRSLLITMSYGLLALLMACSTNKSSGSDQVKTESETAVARIVWVLGDVKILSEAGEKKAELGVALGATDRVVTGSNGGAEIMVADSGIIKMSKNSDIEISNLMNPNGSDTNVQVNYGKIVTMVKKGQKNTEFTVSTPTALAGVRGTSFLTSVERPEGSKVNCAKENCTVRFAVIEGSIAVSKKGESSEVILSKNRELRIEKNQKLTDKLIRSLQKDSLTEMKELIVLHKNETFEYGKLVEELKSSSEELKILSQSGSVEEVKAEFQKREATRNHADEVTRTAKAVNETKYVQQDVQKEKLKLNPKETF, encoded by the coding sequence ATGAAACGTTCTCTATTAATAACAATGAGCTACGGTCTTTTGGCCTTGTTGATGGCATGTAGCACAAATAAATCATCCGGTAGCGATCAGGTTAAAACTGAATCAGAAACAGCCGTTGCTAGAATCGTATGGGTTCTTGGCGATGTAAAAATTCTTTCCGAAGCCGGCGAGAAAAAAGCGGAGTTGGGTGTTGCCCTGGGGGCTACCGATCGTGTCGTGACCGGATCGAATGGCGGCGCGGAAATCATGGTAGCCGACAGCGGTATTATCAAAATGTCAAAGAATTCAGACATTGAAATATCCAACCTTATGAATCCAAACGGGTCCGATACGAATGTTCAAGTAAACTACGGAAAGATCGTAACCATGGTGAAAAAGGGCCAGAAGAATACCGAGTTTACGGTTTCTACTCCGACTGCCCTCGCGGGGGTACGTGGAACTTCGTTCCTAACTTCCGTGGAAAGACCTGAGGGATCGAAAGTCAATTGTGCGAAAGAAAATTGTACAGTTCGTTTTGCGGTCATTGAAGGAAGCATCGCGGTTTCTAAAAAAGGAGAATCTTCCGAAGTCATTCTCAGTAAAAACAGAGAATTGAGAATCGAGAAGAATCAAAAACTCACTGATAAATTGATCCGCTCTCTGCAAAAAGATTCTCTCACTGAAATGAAAGAACTCATCGTTCTTCACAAAAATGAAACGTTCGAATACGGTAAACTTGTGGAAGAACTCAAATCCTCCAGCGAAGAACTCAAAATCCTGAGTCAATCCGGTTCGGTAGAAGAAGTGAAAGCTGAATTTCAAAAACGCGAAGCAACTCGCAACCACGCGGACGAAGTAACCAGGACCGCGAAAGCTGTGAACGAGACGAAATACGTTCAACAAGATGTACAAAAGGAAAAGTTGAAGTTAAATCCGAAAGAGACCTTCTAG
- a CDS encoding MBL fold metallo-hydrolase — protein MKVKLYGVRGSLPTPLSESEYREKILKILKAAHTEIQRKNGSFSEEDFFDSLDPSLSRTVGGNTTCVYIQAQSGDRYVIDCGSGIRQLGNDLLSEGIQPGDKIHILITHTHWDHIQGWPFFKPAYFPNVEIHFYSTIPNLEERFERQQNEENFPLPLSGMMSKKIFHLLEKNQEKEIGSVKITPFLLRHPGNCTGFRFEEQGKSFLFCTDVEVQEPDLDEFQDLRKSFGKTDMLIIDAQYSTEEAEKKVGWGHTSGRVAVRCGEILEVDRLVLTHHEPDHKDEEILKIFQKESGSSPKLKVFLGRENDSFSL, from the coding sequence GTGAAAGTAAAACTATACGGCGTACGGGGTTCTCTTCCCACCCCATTGAGCGAATCCGAATATCGGGAAAAAATCCTCAAAATTCTGAAAGCGGCTCATACGGAGATCCAGAGGAAGAATGGAAGTTTTTCGGAAGAAGACTTCTTCGATTCTTTGGACCCATCGCTTTCCAGAACAGTCGGCGGTAATACTACTTGCGTTTATATTCAAGCTCAATCCGGAGATCGTTATGTTATCGATTGCGGATCGGGAATTCGTCAGTTAGGAAATGATCTTCTTTCGGAAGGCATTCAACCTGGAGATAAAATTCACATTCTGATCACGCATACACATTGGGATCATATCCAGGGTTGGCCGTTTTTTAAGCCGGCTTACTTTCCCAATGTGGAAATCCACTTCTATTCTACCATTCCGAATCTTGAAGAGAGGTTTGAAAGACAACAAAACGAGGAAAATTTCCCGCTTCCGCTTTCCGGAATGATGTCAAAAAAAATCTTTCATCTTTTGGAAAAGAATCAAGAGAAGGAAATCGGTTCCGTAAAGATTACTCCGTTTCTTCTTAGACATCCTGGGAACTGCACGGGCTTTCGTTTTGAGGAGCAGGGGAAAAGTTTCCTATTTTGCACTGATGTCGAGGTGCAAGAACCGGATTTAGACGAGTTCCAAGACTTAAGAAAATCCTTCGGAAAGACGGATATGCTCATCATTGACGCTCAATACAGCACGGAAGAAGCGGAAAAGAAGGTCGGCTGGGGACATACCTCCGGAAGAGTTGCGGTTCGATGCGGTGAAATTTTGGAAGTCGATCGTTTGGTATTAACACACCACGAACCGGATCATAAAGACGAAGAGATTCTAAAAATTTTTCAAAAAGAATCCGGATCTTCTCCTAAACTAAAAGTTTTTCTGGGCCGTGAAAACGATTCGTTTTCTCTTTAA
- the yihA gene encoding ribosome biogenesis GTP-binding protein YihA/YsxC produces MNEDPQKKDEPFFKDVEFNSSYGEASKIPSKGIPQIAFAGRSNAGKSSLLNAILERKSLAKVSSTPGKTKLLNFFFVNRSIYLVDLPGFGYSANSHKDHEAMMDLLMDYLNHAKDLKSLFLVCDAQRDLPEEELELIGTCFERNIKPVLIRTKIDKLNQSDLSKLRKKMKNIHELYPMLETVLVSNKSGKGLPELRKIVDSLIGMVGTSTEPFSERIEEIS; encoded by the coding sequence ATGAACGAGGATCCTCAAAAAAAGGACGAGCCATTTTTCAAAGACGTAGAGTTTAACTCGTCTTATGGCGAAGCAAGCAAGATCCCTTCCAAAGGGATCCCTCAAATTGCATTTGCCGGACGTTCAAACGCCGGTAAGTCCTCTCTTCTCAACGCAATTCTTGAAAGAAAATCATTAGCCAAAGTTTCCTCCACTCCCGGTAAAACAAAACTTCTTAACTTTTTCTTCGTAAATCGATCGATTTATCTGGTCGACTTACCCGGCTTCGGCTACTCCGCAAATTCTCATAAAGACCATGAAGCGATGATGGATCTTTTAATGGACTATTTGAATCACGCGAAGGATTTGAAATCCTTGTTCTTAGTTTGTGACGCGCAAAGAGATCTTCCGGAAGAAGAACTTGAATTGATCGGAACTTGTTTCGAAAGGAATATTAAACCGGTTTTAATACGAACAAAAATTGATAAACTCAATCAGAGCGATTTATCAAAGTTAAGAAAGAAAATGAAGAACATTCATGAATTGTATCCGATGCTGGAAACCGTTCTCGTTTCGAATAAATCAGGGAAAGGTCTCCCAGAGTTACGAAAGATCGTGGATTCTTTGATTGGAATGGTCGGAACTTCGACGGAGCCTTTTTCGGAAAGGATAGAAGAAATTTCTTAG
- a CDS encoding LIC10124 family lipoprotein produces the protein MKFIFKPFRVLLLSYSLLLILIDCSSVQKIENFNSVLQEPTYKALKEEEVILANSSDTDYKIRKAGNLIPLYAFAPINFPKDMDPKLSAFLSDEVRLIWAKVKGKQVRISDNVWLNLSLLAEELKRQKVDAVVRTDIRESGGKWIVSQKVVDPVKDIVYGNVSGSFQPPLAQTETPVNQVFYLKHGSGVLALDPKSSLVPIWEKSLSSGELDSILKKSVQGYLSFSASSADTEVLFQGEKIGVASFRNYPLPEGLQQIQITRPGQKDVNKSIQIRSGQTVTIYQEWKEDRTLGGLRILSFPDALQVALDGFRTGETPFYRSNLSPGALQLELVRDTENGPLVYYEGQLIVDADKITEIALPYKTGNLVSEPEFWKLSGEKGFQALSGNTLDFQNVSALPPGWFGVFSAPFVPESLEIRGIIPVSSEVDSGISAISFHTAKKTVSIEYEKERLSLYSFPSTGANIGTYKFIKEEKEEGRPFRIVTDTKEGKIRLYFGYSKVLEDTIESSGVWRISILTRGEKFSKRSPLKNLQIEYKGYK, from the coding sequence ATGAAATTTATTTTTAAACCTTTCAGAGTTCTTTTACTCTCCTATTCCCTTCTGCTGATTCTTATCGATTGTTCCTCGGTTCAAAAAATTGAAAATTTCAATTCGGTTTTGCAAGAGCCGACCTACAAGGCGCTCAAAGAGGAAGAAGTCATTCTCGCAAACAGTTCCGATACGGATTATAAAATTCGAAAAGCGGGAAATTTAATTCCGCTTTACGCTTTTGCTCCGATCAACTTCCCAAAGGATATGGATCCAAAGTTGTCTGCGTTTTTATCCGATGAAGTCCGATTGATTTGGGCAAAAGTAAAGGGAAAACAAGTCCGAATTTCGGATAACGTTTGGTTGAATCTCTCCTTATTGGCCGAAGAATTGAAAAGACAAAAAGTCGACGCAGTGGTCCGAACCGATATTCGTGAGTCGGGAGGGAAATGGATCGTAAGTCAAAAGGTCGTTGATCCTGTAAAAGATATCGTCTATGGAAACGTTAGCGGTTCCTTTCAACCTCCTTTGGCTCAAACGGAAACACCGGTCAATCAAGTATTTTATTTAAAACACGGATCCGGGGTTCTTGCATTAGATCCGAAATCGTCTCTGGTTCCTATCTGGGAAAAGTCGCTGAGTTCAGGCGAACTCGATTCTATCTTAAAAAAATCAGTCCAAGGTTATTTGTCTTTTAGCGCTTCTTCCGCAGATACGGAAGTTCTATTCCAAGGGGAAAAAATCGGCGTCGCATCCTTTCGGAATTACCCGCTCCCGGAAGGCCTACAGCAGATTCAAATCACCCGGCCAGGACAAAAAGACGTCAACAAGTCGATTCAAATCCGTTCCGGTCAAACGGTTACGATCTATCAAGAGTGGAAAGAAGATAGAACCTTGGGCGGGCTTCGGATCTTAAGCTTCCCGGATGCCTTGCAGGTCGCGCTCGACGGGTTTAGAACCGGTGAAACTCCATTCTATCGAAGCAACCTGAGTCCGGGAGCTCTTCAATTGGAATTGGTGCGGGATACGGAAAACGGACCTCTCGTTTACTATGAAGGCCAGCTGATTGTGGATGCTGACAAAATCACCGAGATCGCACTTCCTTATAAGACCGGCAACTTGGTTTCTGAACCGGAGTTTTGGAAGTTGTCAGGCGAAAAGGGATTTCAAGCACTTTCCGGAAATACATTAGATTTTCAGAATGTTTCTGCATTGCCCCCGGGTTGGTTCGGCGTTTTTTCAGCTCCGTTCGTTCCGGAAAGTCTTGAGATTCGCGGAATCATTCCGGTCAGTTCCGAGGTAGATTCCGGGATTTCTGCGATTTCGTTTCACACGGCGAAAAAAACGGTCAGCATAGAATATGAAAAAGAAAGATTGAGTCTTTATTCTTTTCCTTCTACCGGTGCCAATATCGGTACGTATAAGTTTATTAAAGAGGAAAAAGAAGAAGGTCGTCCGTTTCGAATCGTCACGGATACGAAGGAAGGTAAAATTCGTCTCTACTTCGGTTACTCGAAAGTTTTGGAAGACACAATAGAATCTTCCGGTGTTTGGAGAATTTCGATTCTCACCAGAGGCGAAAAATTTTCCAAACGTTCTCCGTTAAAAAATCTTCAGATAGAATACAAAGGATATAAATGA